A window of Nicotiana tabacum cultivar K326 chromosome 24, ASM71507v2, whole genome shotgun sequence contains these coding sequences:
- the LOC107778932 gene encoding glycerol-3-phosphate acyltransferase RAM2-like yields the protein MGITIFPTVEKCTSEGREKHTVVADLDGTLLRSCNSFPYFALVAFDVSGVLRLLFLLLVLPLAGILYYLVSESAGIQVIIFTTFVGMKVSDIESAARAVLPKFYSEDLHPESWRVFSSCGKRCVLTATPRIMVEAFLKDYIGVDIVLGTEIETYKGRATGFVKSPGVLIGKKKAEILQSTFGETQPEIGLGDRHTDIPFMTLCKESYSVPPNPKVKAVTLDKLPKPIIFHDGRLVQKPTPLTALYIILWIPFGFLLSCLRVISASLLPTPLHYYAFRALGARLTIKGNPPPPKKSKDHSGVLFVCCHRTLLDPVFLSAVLGRPIPTVTYSLSRFSELIAPLKTIRLTRDRASDAFVIKKLLEEGDLTICPEGTTSREPFLLRFSSLFAELTDELVPVAMVNKMSMFYGTTARGWKWMDSFFFLMNPRPSYEITFLKKLPYEFTCKSGKSSHEVANYIQKVIAENLSYKCTTLTRKDKYIALAGNDGTVMKKP from the coding sequence ATGGGGATAACAATATTTCCCACAGTTGAGAAGTGCACatcagaaggaagagaaaaacaTACAGTAGTAGCAGACTTGGATGGAACTTTACTCCGAAGTTGTAACTCTTTCCCATATTTCGCCCTGGTTGCTTTTGATGTTTCTGGGGTTTTAAGGTTACTCTTTCTTCTCTTAGTCTTACCTCTTGCCGGAATTCTTTACTATTTAGTCTCAGAGTCAGCTGGAATCCAAGTTATTATCTTTACAACTTTTGTGGGGATGAAAGTTTCCGACATAGAATCGGCAGCACGTGCTGTGCTGCCAAAGTTCTATTCAGAGGATCTTCATCCTGAGTCTTGGAGAGTTTTTTCGTCGTGTGGAAAACGTTGCGTTTTGACAGCCACCCCTAGGATTATGGTGGAAGCATTTTTAAAGGACTATATAGGCGTGGACATAGTTTTAGGGACAgagattgaaacatataaaggTAGGGCAACTGGTTTTGTTAAGTCACCAGGGGTTCTTATTGGGAAGAAAAAGGCTGAGATTCTCCAATCGACGTTCGGAGAAACTCAACCTGAGATTGGATTGGGTGATCGTCATACTGATATTCCTTTTATGACATTGTGTAAAGAGAGCTACTCTGTGCCACCAAATCCAAAAGTAAAGGCTGTAACTTTAGATAAGCTTCCTAAACCTATTATTTTCCACGACGGCCGCCTTGTCCAAAAGCCAACACCACTAACTGCTCTTTATATTATTCTTTGGATCCCTTTCGGTTTCCTCCTTTCTTGCCTGCGAGTTATTAGTGCTTCACTCCTCCCGACCCCTCTTCACTACTACGCATTTCGGGCCCTTGGCGCCCGTCTCACCATTAAAGGAAACCCACCACCCCCTAAGAAATCCAAAGACCATTCTGGTGTTCTATTCGTTTGCTGTCATAGGACACTTCTTGATCCTGTTTTTCTCTCCGCAGTTTTAGGTCGCCCTATTCCAACTGTTACATACTCTCTTTCACGATTTTCTGAGCTTATTGCACCCCTTAAAACAATCAGACTCACTCGAGATCGTGCCTCTGACGCTTTCGTGATCAAGAAACTATTAGAAGAGGGTGATCTCACAATTTGCCCAGAGGGGACTACAAGTCGTGAACCATTTCTTCTTAGGTTTTCGTCATTATTTGCTGAGTTAACTGATGAGCTCGTGCCCGTGGCAATGGTGAATAAGATGAGTATGTTTTATGGCACAACAGCTAGGGGATGGAAATGGATGGACTCGTTTTTCTTTCTCATGAACCCACGTCCCAGTTATGAAATTACATTCTTGAAAAAGTTGCCGTATGAGTTCACTTGCAAGTCTGGGAAATCAAGCCATGAAGTCGCTAACTACATACAAAAAGTTATTGCTGAAAATCTTTCTTACAAGTGCACTACTTTAACGAGGAAAGATAAGTATATTGCTCTTGCTGGAAATGATGGCACTGTTATGAAGAAGCCTTGA